AGCTAAATAAATGGCAACACCTCCAGCTGCAGTTCTGGAGTTAGTATTTATAAATGAATAACCCGGAATGCTAATGTTGTgtatgttgttttcttttaacttcGTTTCAGAGATAGCAATGATTTCAGGGGCTTTTTCAACCGTGGTAATAAAGTCCTCCAGTAATGATAAGTTTTTAGGTAAACTACGCATATTTAAATGGAGCATAGAAAATCCATTTTTCCtcttggctttttgaaaaaGAGTCCCTGATTGTTTGATAGTGTAGTATTTTGACTCTGAGTAATTTTCGTGAGAGATACCCTGTAGGTCATCATTTTTTTCTGGACTTTCAATTGTATCCTGGAAAAGATCCTTGGAATTTAATAAAGAAGTTGGAGTGTGATGAACCCATGCTCCCGTGGCTCGAATGAATTCTTGGTGATGCAGATCATGAAATGGGAGTTCACGTAAAGCATTAAAGCTTGTAGCCATTTAAGGGTTTAGAACATATTTCTAAATAAAGTATAAATGATAAATTAATATTTGTCGCTAGATGCAATAACAacgttgttattattattactaatagCAATTCCGTTCTTACCCGAGTAAAGTAGTCGACCTGACTAATGGGTGCGAGTGTGTTcatcttgaaatcttttaagaTCGTCTTCCGTATCAAACATGACTACTGGTGAATGTTCGTTGTTCCTAATGAAAATTCTTCCATTGAAAGTCCATATAAATTTCCACTTCAAAcgctttttttctttatttacattaccaaataattttttcttatACCGCATGAGGGATTCAGAGATAAAGATGTTAGCGTCAGACTCGAGGTCAAGGTCAGGAAGGTCTCTTGCTTTCTTGTTAGCCAGTTTCCTCCGATTGGAGTAGAAGGTATTTCTCACACTTCGTCGGGTAAATTTGACAATTATTGTTGGTGGAGCAGCAGCATTGTAAGACGGTATAGGGTGCGCAATAGAAGTATCTTGTTTGTTAACTGAAACATCAATAGCTTTGCCAACTGATTGAACAATGGATTCGGCTGAACAGTCGCTCGTCGCCTTGATTCCCGATATTTCCAAACAATCCCTTCTAAGGTATTGACCAACTTCCTCAATCTCATAGGAGGTATTTGCTATTCGCTCTTCCATGCTCATAAGATCTTTCTTGAGGTTATTTACTTCGGAGTTGGTCTTACTCAAGTCTGTCCTCTGTTGATGAAGTTTTTCGTTCGACTGCTTGATTTGTTTCAATAGATCGTCATACTTGTCCGAGAAAAGTTGAACTGATGCTCTTAATTCACTGAACTCAGTAGACATAGTCTCCAATTTAGAATGAAGCGGTTCAAGTTCCTTCTTTAGAAGGTCCTTTACCTGTCCAATTGTAGCCATAGTTATCTTAGTGCCGTAAGACGACAGAGCCCTCTCAAACGTGGCCGGACGCCATAACGACATATGCTAAGAAGATAAGGGgtagaattgttcaaaatatgatACAAGTGCCAAAATTGGCCTGCCTACTCCTTATGGCATGTGgaatgaaataaaagcatgCCCCATTTCGGATCTTGCCTTGTTCAACGATAAACAGCCTTACAAATTTCCATataaggtttgtatggaaaaccACAGGAACCCATGTTCTGTAAAATAGTGAAACTTTATAAAACTTTGTACGATATAAATTATCATTGCAGAGCTGGCAGTAAAATGAcatcattaattattttattccaTTAGGATAATTTCTTTATAGAATGGATCTTAAAACCTACCGATTTGAAGGTCATTCTATTCTTGGTAACACCTTCCTGCACAAGAACATAGTGTATTTGCATAGTCCATGGCAAGCCCTCTTACATCTACAGCTTATCAGTTCACTGCATGCCTTTGATGCCTCAGCTAGCATAGTCCACTCGGGAGACCAACCTTCTGGTGATTGCTGCAACCCCACTCTGCAGGACTAGGGAGTTCCTGCATaggccaggacccaaacccggaccacttgatccgtagttgagcacactaaccatgagggcACTGTGCCTCCCTCGTGCACAAGTACAAcgatggtttttgttttttgctagAAATGTCTTCCGTTTGGCTGGCATGGAAATCTTAAAGGCACATGATTATTACTATCACAATAGATGCAATTGTTGGTGTGACAATCTTGAGAGTGTTTGTGGCCATCCACTTGTGCAAAGCCTCCAGTAATTCCTTAAAGGACCACAAACGCCAATCACTAAGCTCCAGTTGAGAAAGAA
Above is a window of Montipora capricornis isolate CH-2021 chromosome 6, ASM3666992v2, whole genome shotgun sequence DNA encoding:
- the LOC138053435 gene encoding uncharacterized protein, which produces MATIGQVKDLLKKELEPLHSKLETMSTEFSELRASVQLFSDKYDDLLKQIKQSNEKLHQQRTDLSKTNSEVNNLKKDLMSMEERIANTSYEIEEVGQYLRRDCLEISGIKATSDCSAESIVQSVGKAIDVSVNKQDTSIAHPIPSYNAAAPPTIIVKFTRRSVRNTFYSNRRKLANKKARDLPDLDLESDANIFISESLMRYKKKLFGNVNKEKKRLKWKFIWTFNGRIFIRNNEHSPVVMFDTEDDLKRFQDEHTRTH